From a single Phalacrocorax carbo chromosome 10, bPhaCar2.1, whole genome shotgun sequence genomic region:
- the CIAO3 gene encoding cytosolic iron-sulfur assembly component 3 isoform X2, translated as MMLEKCSFCKKGECIKPVKVEKKPGKAAAKIRIEADGSYFQINQDGGAQKLEKAKITLNDCLACSGCITSAESVLITQQSHEELCKMLTFNKTAAPNEQKLVVVSVSPQSRASLAARCKMGVLETAKRLTAFLKSLGVHYVFDTTFSRNFSLLESQQEFVKRFRKQSEDKKALPMLASACPGWICYAEKTHGSFIIPYISTTKSPQQVMGSLVKGHFAEQQHLTPDQIYHVTVMPCYDKKLEASRPDFFNQEYQTRDVDCVITTGEVLKLLEQEGVALSDVDPAPLDAMFGSAAEEELTSHAGGGSGGYLEHIYKYAAKELFGIQVDTIQYKPLKNKDFQEVTLEKDGVVLLQFALAYGFRNIQNLVQKLKRGKSPYHYVEVMACPSGCLNGGGQIKLDGESSKDQLQQVERLYDSLKTEIPEKNQTVNALYEQWLGGAASGKAAKALHTEYHAVEKTSAGFNIKW; from the exons ATGATGCTGGAAAAGTGTTCCTTCTGTAAAAAAGGG gaaTGCATCAAGCCcgtaaaagtggaaaaaaagcctggaaaagcagcagctaagATCAGAATTGAAGCAGATGGAAGCTATTTTCAGATCAATCAG GATGGAGGAgcacaaaaactggaaaagGCTAAAATTACTCTGAACGACTGCTTAGCTTGTAGTGGCTGCATTACATCAGCAGAGAGTGTTTTAATCACTCAACAGAGCCATGAAGAGCTCTGCAAAATGCTAACCTTTAACAAG acTGCCGCTCCCAACGAACAGAAGTTGGTGGTGGTTTCTGTCTCACCACAGTCCAGAGCTTCGCTGGCTGCAAGATGTAAAATGGGTGTTCTGGAAACAGCCAAGAGGTTGACTGCATTCTTAAAGAGTTTAG GTGTGCACTATGTATTTGATACAACTTTCTCAAGAAACTTCAGCCTATTGGAGAGCCAACAAGAGTTTGTAAAACGCTTTCGAAAGCAATCTGAAGACAAAAAGGCTTTGCCAATGCTAGCATCTGCCTGCCCAG GTTGGATCTGCTACGCAGAGAAAACCCACGGCAGCTTCATCATTCCTTACATCAGCACCACCAAGTCTCCACAGCAGGTCATGGGCTCCTTGGTCAAGGGCCattttgcagagcagcag CACTTAACACCTGACCAGATATACCACGTAACAGTAATGCCCTGTTACGACAAAAAGCTAGAGGCTTCAAGGCCAGACTTTTTCAACCAAGAGTACCAAACTCGTGATGTGGACTGTGTAATCACCACAG GAGAAGTGCTGAAGTTGTTGGAACAAGAAGGAGTGGCTCTGTCAGATGTAGATCCTGCTCCTTTGGATGCCAT gTTCGGTAGCGCTGCAGAGGAGGAGCTCACCAGCCACGCCGGGGGTGGTTCTGGTGGCTATTTGGAGCACATCTACAAGTATGCAGCCAAGGAACTCTTCGGAATTCAAGTGGATACAATTCAGTACAAACCTTTAAA AAACAAGGACTTCCAGGAGGTGACACTGGAGAAGGACGGAGTAGTCCTGCTCCAGTTTGCTTTGGCGTACGGCTTTCGAAACATACAGAACTTAGTGCAAAAGCTGAAGCGAGGGAAGTCGCCCTATCACTACGTGGAAGTCATGGCCTGCCCGTCCG GCTGTTTAAACGGAGGCGGTCAGATCAAACTGGATGGTGAATCCAGCAAGGACCAGCTCCAGCAAGTTGAGAGGTTGTACGACTCTCTTAAGACTGAAATTCCCGAGAAGAACCAGACTGTAAATGCACTCTACGAGCAGTGGCtgggcggcgcggcgtcgggaAAGGCTGCAAAAGCTTTGCACACAGAGTACCACGCGGTGGAGAAAACGAGCGCTGGGTTTAACATCAAATGGTGA
- the CIAO3 gene encoding cytosolic iron-sulfur assembly component 3 isoform X1, with amino-acid sequence MASPFSGVLQLTDLDDYIGPSQECIKPVKVEKKPGKAAAKIRIEADGSYFQINQDGGAQKLEKAKITLNDCLACSGCITSAESVLITQQSHEELCKMLTFNKTAAPNEQKLVVVSVSPQSRASLAARCKMGVLETAKRLTAFLKSLGVHYVFDTTFSRNFSLLESQQEFVKRFRKQSEDKKALPMLASACPGWICYAEKTHGSFIIPYISTTKSPQQVMGSLVKGHFAEQQHLTPDQIYHVTVMPCYDKKLEASRPDFFNQEYQTRDVDCVITTGEVLKLLEQEGVALSDVDPAPLDAMFGSAAEEELTSHAGGGSGGYLEHIYKYAAKELFGIQVDTIQYKPLKNKDFQEVTLEKDGVVLLQFALAYGFRNIQNLVQKLKRGKSPYHYVEVMACPSGCLNGGGQIKLDGESSKDQLQQVERLYDSLKTEIPEKNQTVNALYEQWLGGAASGKAAKALHTEYHAVEKTSAGFNIKW; translated from the exons ATGGCGTCTCCCTTCAGCGGGGTGCTGCAGCTCACCGACCTGGACGATTACATTGGGCCCTCCCAG gaaTGCATCAAGCCcgtaaaagtggaaaaaaagcctggaaaagcagcagctaagATCAGAATTGAAGCAGATGGAAGCTATTTTCAGATCAATCAG GATGGAGGAgcacaaaaactggaaaagGCTAAAATTACTCTGAACGACTGCTTAGCTTGTAGTGGCTGCATTACATCAGCAGAGAGTGTTTTAATCACTCAACAGAGCCATGAAGAGCTCTGCAAAATGCTAACCTTTAACAAG acTGCCGCTCCCAACGAACAGAAGTTGGTGGTGGTTTCTGTCTCACCACAGTCCAGAGCTTCGCTGGCTGCAAGATGTAAAATGGGTGTTCTGGAAACAGCCAAGAGGTTGACTGCATTCTTAAAGAGTTTAG GTGTGCACTATGTATTTGATACAACTTTCTCAAGAAACTTCAGCCTATTGGAGAGCCAACAAGAGTTTGTAAAACGCTTTCGAAAGCAATCTGAAGACAAAAAGGCTTTGCCAATGCTAGCATCTGCCTGCCCAG GTTGGATCTGCTACGCAGAGAAAACCCACGGCAGCTTCATCATTCCTTACATCAGCACCACCAAGTCTCCACAGCAGGTCATGGGCTCCTTGGTCAAGGGCCattttgcagagcagcag CACTTAACACCTGACCAGATATACCACGTAACAGTAATGCCCTGTTACGACAAAAAGCTAGAGGCTTCAAGGCCAGACTTTTTCAACCAAGAGTACCAAACTCGTGATGTGGACTGTGTAATCACCACAG GAGAAGTGCTGAAGTTGTTGGAACAAGAAGGAGTGGCTCTGTCAGATGTAGATCCTGCTCCTTTGGATGCCAT gTTCGGTAGCGCTGCAGAGGAGGAGCTCACCAGCCACGCCGGGGGTGGTTCTGGTGGCTATTTGGAGCACATCTACAAGTATGCAGCCAAGGAACTCTTCGGAATTCAAGTGGATACAATTCAGTACAAACCTTTAAA AAACAAGGACTTCCAGGAGGTGACACTGGAGAAGGACGGAGTAGTCCTGCTCCAGTTTGCTTTGGCGTACGGCTTTCGAAACATACAGAACTTAGTGCAAAAGCTGAAGCGAGGGAAGTCGCCCTATCACTACGTGGAAGTCATGGCCTGCCCGTCCG GCTGTTTAAACGGAGGCGGTCAGATCAAACTGGATGGTGAATCCAGCAAGGACCAGCTCCAGCAAGTTGAGAGGTTGTACGACTCTCTTAAGACTGAAATTCCCGAGAAGAACCAGACTGTAAATGCACTCTACGAGCAGTGGCtgggcggcgcggcgtcgggaAAGGCTGCAAAAGCTTTGCACACAGAGTACCACGCGGTGGAGAAAACGAGCGCTGGGTTTAACATCAAATGGTGA